A region of Pirellulales bacterium DNA encodes the following proteins:
- a CDS encoding 6-bladed beta-propeller, whose protein sequence is MATARIDSYWLCNMSWSTSTIDRSERARTVCCPLFVLVVAHIIAVASLGWPVAVHGSEPATKAPRFVLEWGQLGSENGEFDFPIGIAINRADEIFVTDFTNARVQKFTSEGKFLSAFAASPFPGGIALDHNGDIFIAHFGIPPSRYEGERKRDKVAVFSATGELLREWGKTGNGDGEFDLPGDIAISHDGRVYVADQCNRRIQVFDTQGKFLTKWGRKGFQPGEFGGAPHPKAFFAGPTFLACDKQGNVFTTEAPLCRVQKFTAEGKLLLAWGDNGTGPGKFGDRFTGLGQGNMLGPTGICLDAQGRLWCNAIGGRIQQFSDAGEYLSGFGEEGTKPGQFYAPHGLAIDSHGCLYIVDAFNHRIQKFDVAP, encoded by the coding sequence ATGGCAACGGCTCGAATCGATAGCTACTGGTTGTGCAACATGTCTTGGTCAACCTCGACCATTGACCGATCCGAACGGGCGCGCACTGTTTGTTGCCCTTTGTTCGTGCTGGTCGTTGCGCATATCATCGCCGTGGCAAGCCTAGGTTGGCCCGTAGCAGTGCATGGCAGCGAGCCAGCGACGAAGGCGCCTCGCTTTGTGCTGGAGTGGGGCCAACTAGGTTCTGAGAACGGAGAGTTCGACTTCCCGATCGGTATCGCGATCAATCGCGCCGACGAGATTTTTGTCACGGACTTTACGAACGCCCGCGTCCAAAAATTTACTTCCGAAGGTAAGTTCCTCAGCGCGTTCGCCGCGTCCCCGTTTCCGGGCGGCATTGCGTTGGATCACAACGGCGACATTTTCATTGCCCACTTTGGTATTCCCCCGTCACGCTACGAAGGTGAAAGAAAAAGGGACAAGGTCGCCGTCTTCAGTGCCACGGGCGAGCTGCTGCGCGAGTGGGGTAAAACCGGGAACGGAGATGGCGAGTTCGATCTGCCGGGCGATATCGCCATCAGCCATGATGGCCGGGTTTATGTGGCCGACCAGTGCAATCGCCGCATTCAAGTTTTTGATACCCAGGGAAAGTTTCTGACGAAGTGGGGTCGAAAAGGGTTTCAGCCCGGAGAGTTCGGCGGCGCCCCGCATCCCAAGGCGTTTTTTGCCGGTCCCACATTCCTGGCCTGCGACAAGCAGGGGAATGTTTTCACGACCGAGGCGCCTTTATGCCGCGTACAAAAATTCACTGCGGAAGGAAAACTGCTGCTGGCCTGGGGTGATAACGGGACCGGCCCCGGCAAGTTCGGAGACAGATTCACGGGCCTCGGCCAAGGGAACATGCTGGGACCAACGGGGATTTGTCTTGACGCTCAAGGACGACTGTGGTGCAACGCGATCGGCGGCCGCATCCAGCAGTTTTCCGATGCGGGGGAATACCTGTCCGGCTTTGGCGAAGAAGGTACGAAACCGGGCCAGTTTTACGCTCCGCACGGCTTGGCGATCGACAGCCACGGCTGCCTGTATATCGTAGATGCCTTCAATCACCGCATTCAAAAGTTCGACGTCGCGCCGTGA
- a CDS encoding M56 family metallopeptidase, whose protein sequence is MTMLGVAVLLGIIHTSIVALTTIFARVCIPRHFAAGRATIGVVGMACMLVVTGLALLPVPGVWPAASTPLAEDQVFLKPAKEPGGLLNGMQGDTFAAVTAPVSVSPGSESTLYVPSVWQRRLSRGLRRATTAADASSGGWQGLVLAVVLGGSVLSLIRLLLATRAVQRLRHASSLIADESITTQVELFKRRCDCRREIEVRQTDQLSSAAASGWSRPVILLPKDWSQWSGEELAAVLAHEVAHVHRADYLHRLVALVSAAIYFYHPLVRIAARWLAADQEFAADRLARGLAGDTQSYARGLARLALRYHESCQDQRGWSSVSIMPRSSDFLARRLEMLRVKDVSADRRVTRFISYGASGCLVAVALATALLRGAAASDDNTKATSPAVVEPAPAQTEQIAASEPADSTTPDQDLFRRTAFDPAMIRPGARGGFLIRVGDFLRHPEVRPHIDALNKGYAEFLRVFIGDLANQVDMRDIEWIAGDLLLSAKPPEKSGGNASFTLGTGGIVIRTTKPGNLQELVEEISGSVLKSFDGKQYLQLPVYPALGPAPLRMRFIDDHTIAYGIGTKEDGANAEAEARFLRRFFDDTPRPCPWASAWQAVDGGLITLAFDNSEVGWLDLPEHKRDLPAFVDPLISKTKYVVMGCDWTDNSNRSGIRLRATCPDQESVKEVHLATMTVLSYWPALFLQGGDSVAKYHKRTLQFFSSVDVQPSSADAEEHFVHATADVGWDAQEFMAILRQVWELSSN, encoded by the coding sequence ATGACTATGCTCGGTGTCGCCGTGTTGCTGGGGATCATTCATACGTCGATCGTGGCCCTCACGACAATCTTCGCCCGGGTCTGTATCCCGCGCCACTTTGCCGCCGGCCGCGCTACGATCGGCGTGGTGGGCATGGCCTGCATGCTCGTTGTAACGGGGTTGGCATTGCTTCCTGTTCCGGGCGTTTGGCCGGCGGCGAGCACGCCGCTCGCGGAGGATCAGGTATTTCTCAAACCGGCGAAAGAACCGGGTGGCTTGCTAAACGGCATGCAGGGTGACACCTTTGCCGCGGTTACCGCGCCGGTCAGTGTTTCGCCTGGCTCGGAAAGTACTTTGTACGTGCCGTCCGTGTGGCAACGGCGCCTGAGCCGTGGACTGCGGCGGGCAACTACCGCGGCCGACGCGTCTTCGGGCGGCTGGCAAGGACTGGTGCTGGCCGTTGTTCTGGGCGGTTCGGTACTCAGTTTGATTCGCTTGCTGCTCGCGACGCGCGCCGTGCAGCGCCTTCGCCACGCCAGCTCACTGATCGCGGATGAATCGATCACGACTCAGGTTGAACTGTTTAAGCGGCGCTGCGATTGCCGACGTGAGATCGAGGTGCGCCAGACCGATCAGTTGTCGAGCGCGGCCGCCAGCGGCTGGTCCAGGCCGGTCATACTATTGCCGAAAGACTGGTCGCAATGGTCCGGCGAGGAACTAGCGGCTGTCCTGGCTCATGAAGTGGCGCACGTGCATCGTGCAGACTATCTCCACCGGCTGGTGGCGCTCGTCAGCGCGGCGATTTACTTCTACCATCCGCTCGTGAGAATCGCCGCGCGGTGGCTGGCCGCTGATCAGGAGTTTGCCGCGGATCGATTGGCCCGCGGCCTGGCAGGCGACACACAATCATACGCGCGGGGTCTGGCGCGACTCGCTCTGCGATATCACGAATCATGTCAGGACCAGCGCGGTTGGTCGAGCGTTTCGATCATGCCCCGTTCGTCGGACTTTCTAGCAAGGAGGCTGGAAATGCTACGCGTCAAGGATGTCTCGGCCGACAGGCGAGTCACAAGATTCATATCGTATGGCGCTTCTGGCTGTCTCGTGGCAGTCGCGCTGGCGACAGCCCTCCTCCGCGGCGCCGCCGCCTCGGACGACAATACCAAGGCGACGTCGCCGGCAGTCGTCGAGCCGGCGCCAGCACAAACCGAGCAGATCGCCGCCAGCGAACCCGCGGACTCGACCACGCCGGACCAGGACCTGTTTCGTCGCACAGCCTTTGACCCGGCCATGATCCGGCCGGGCGCAAGAGGCGGCTTTCTGATCCGCGTGGGCGATTTTCTGCGTCATCCCGAGGTTCGGCCGCACATCGACGCGCTAAACAAAGGATATGCGGAGTTCCTGCGCGTTTTCATAGGAGATTTGGCAAATCAGGTCGACATGCGCGACATCGAATGGATTGCCGGCGACCTGTTGCTATCTGCCAAACCGCCCGAAAAGTCGGGCGGCAATGCCAGCTTCACGTTGGGCACGGGAGGAATCGTGATTCGCACGACCAAGCCCGGCAATTTGCAGGAACTCGTCGAGGAGATATCCGGTTCCGTGCTGAAAAGCTTTGATGGGAAGCAGTATCTGCAGCTTCCCGTTTACCCTGCACTAGGTCCGGCTCCCCTGCGCATGCGGTTCATCGACGATCATACAATCGCCTATGGCATCGGTACCAAGGAAGACGGCGCGAACGCCGAAGCGGAAGCCAGGTTCCTGCGCAGATTCTTCGACGATACGCCGCGGCCTTGCCCCTGGGCCAGCGCGTGGCAGGCGGTCGACGGTGGGCTGATTACTTTGGCATTCGATAACAGCGAAGTTGGCTGGCTGGATTTACCAGAGCATAAGAGAGATCTCCCGGCGTTCGTCGATCCGCTCATTAGCAAAACGAAATATGTCGTGATGGGTTGCGATTGGACAGACAACAGCAACCGCTCTGGCATTCGTTTGCGTGCCACCTGCCCGGATCAAGAAAGCGTGAAAGAAGTCCATCTGGCAACAATGACGGTCTTGTCGTATTGGCCGGCATTGTTCTTGCAAGGGGGCGACTCTGTGGCAAAGTATCACAAGCGGACGTTGCAATTCTTTTCCAGCGTTGACGTTCAGCCCAGCTCCGCGGATGCAGAAGAGCATTTCGTCCACGCCACGGCCGACGTCGGCTGGGACGCGCAGGAGTTTATGGCCATCTTGCGGCAGGTGTGGGAATTGTCGAGCAATTGA
- a CDS encoding BlaI/MecI/CopY family transcriptional regulator, translated as MARPPAKELTDRELQVMQVFWQKGEATAAEARDRLAAAGLDLAYVTVANLIRIVWEKGFLLQTNGERPYSYRAAKSFDEVSQSLVGDLLRRVFQGSREQLLLNVLKRRRLTAKERTLLREILEEQGP; from the coding sequence ATGGCCCGCCCCCCGGCCAAGGAACTGACCGATCGCGAGTTGCAAGTGATGCAAGTCTTCTGGCAGAAGGGCGAGGCGACCGCCGCCGAGGCCCGCGACCGGCTTGCGGCTGCGGGCCTCGACCTGGCCTATGTCACGGTCGCCAATCTGATTCGGATCGTATGGGAGAAGGGCTTTCTGCTGCAAACCAACGGCGAACGGCCGTATTCGTACCGCGCCGCCAAATCGTTCGACGAAGTCTCGCAGAGCCTGGTCGGCGATTTGCTGCGTCGCGTGTTCCAGGGTTCTCGCGAACAATTGCTGCTTAATGTTCTCAAGCGGCGGCGACTGACGGCCAAGGAGCGGACTTTGCTGCGCGAGATCCTCGAGGAGCAAGGCCCATGA
- a CDS encoding sulfatase translates to MKTLWGRAAAAIGFALLVCTVMTPRAAAKKLNVVFIMADDLNCDLGCYGHAQVKTPQIDGLAKQGVRFEHAYCQYPVCNPSRVSMLSGRRPQTTRVVDLVTPTRSTLGDTVMLPEYFRKRGYMTVKLGKIFHTGVGFEDPRSWDFELTETTEAKNPPTEQIAERRGERVIVLNAADDATWDGRLAREAAAQLQKLHAKPRPFFLAVGFRRPHVPYIAPRRYFELYPQDSIPPLDEPVAHLQAIPRLALPYICYGEKKLDAENRAAMVAAYYAAVSFLDAQIGVVLDAIDRAGAWEDTVVVLASDHGYHLGEHGGLWHKMTLFESACHVPLIIAAPRRSRGSETGGIVELLDLYPTLVDLCGLPSVAGLEGMSLEPLLLNPHRPWQRVAQTVVSRVDRHDAHGALDPDRLGKSVRSRRWRYTEWPDGTQELYDYDADPHEYHNLANSPEHATIVAEQRQLLTAPRK, encoded by the coding sequence ATGAAAACATTATGGGGTCGAGCTGCGGCAGCAATTGGATTCGCCCTGCTGGTTTGCACTGTGATGACCCCCCGCGCCGCCGCCAAGAAGCTGAACGTCGTCTTCATCATGGCCGATGATTTGAATTGCGATCTTGGTTGCTACGGTCATGCGCAGGTTAAAACCCCGCAGATCGATGGACTGGCAAAGCAAGGTGTACGATTTGAGCACGCTTATTGCCAATATCCCGTGTGCAATCCTTCGCGGGTTTCGATGCTAAGCGGGCGACGTCCCCAAACGACGCGTGTCGTCGACCTGGTGACGCCGACGCGCAGTACTTTGGGTGACACCGTGATGTTGCCCGAGTACTTTCGCAAGCGCGGCTACATGACGGTCAAGCTGGGAAAGATCTTTCATACCGGGGTAGGTTTCGAAGACCCGCGTTCATGGGATTTCGAGTTGACCGAGACCACCGAGGCCAAGAATCCGCCGACGGAGCAAATTGCCGAACGCCGCGGAGAGCGTGTTATCGTTTTGAACGCGGCGGATGACGCGACCTGGGATGGCCGTTTAGCGCGAGAGGCCGCGGCGCAACTTCAAAAGTTGCACGCCAAGCCGCGGCCATTCTTCTTGGCGGTCGGTTTTCGGCGCCCGCATGTGCCCTACATTGCGCCGCGGCGTTATTTCGAGTTGTACCCGCAGGACTCGATTCCACCGCTGGACGAGCCGGTCGCCCATCTGCAGGCGATACCGCGATTGGCGTTACCCTACATTTGTTACGGCGAGAAGAAACTCGATGCCGAAAATCGCGCCGCAATGGTTGCCGCCTATTATGCGGCGGTTTCGTTTCTTGACGCCCAAATCGGTGTCGTCTTGGACGCAATCGACCGTGCCGGCGCTTGGGAGGATACAGTTGTCGTGCTTGCCAGTGACCACGGCTACCATCTGGGCGAGCATGGCGGTCTGTGGCACAAGATGACCCTCTTTGAGTCCGCTTGCCACGTACCGCTGATCATCGCGGCGCCGCGCAGATCGCGTGGTAGTGAGACGGGGGGAATTGTCGAGCTGCTCGACTTGTACCCCACGCTCGTCGACCTGTGCGGTTTGCCGTCCGTCGCAGGGTTGGAGGGGATGAGCCTGGAGCCGTTGTTGCTCAATCCGCATCGCCCTTGGCAGCGCGTCGCGCAGACTGTGGTCAGCCGCGTGGACCGCCATGATGCGCACGGGGCGCTCGACCCCGACCGACTGGGCAAGTCGGTGCGCTCACGACGTTGGCGGTACACCGAATGGCCCGACGGCACGCAAGAGCTGTACGATTACGACGCCGATCCGCACGAGTATCACAATCTGGCCAATTCACCCGAACACGCGACCATTGTGGCCGAGCAGCGTCAGCTACTCACTGCTCCCCGCAAGTAA
- a CDS encoding DUF6807 family protein, producing MQTAHLWVVALLAAGAMATDTAAEGLVEFSQRPGQVVITVEGQPLATYVYQDKVITRPYFAHVHAPGGIQVTRNHPPVEGQDLTDHATFHPGIWLAFDDISGQDYWRLQARVRHDRFVEEPKRSQRQGSFGVENIYCQADNPERVVCREICRYTIRKTSAGYLLVSDSVFRSDEQGFYFGDQEEMGIGVRVATPIAVKSGGHIVDAAGRIDEKQIWGKSAAWCDYRGDMAGQRVGVLIMPDPANFRTARFHARDYGLLVANPFGQKVFGDAKESRVAVAGGDTFRLRFGVLLHAAPAGSELDCQAVFDDFSRELVTLPRPEP from the coding sequence ATGCAAACAGCGCATCTCTGGGTCGTAGCCCTATTGGCCGCTGGCGCCATGGCAACGGATACCGCGGCCGAGGGCCTCGTCGAGTTCTCGCAGCGCCCCGGACAGGTTGTGATCACCGTCGAAGGGCAGCCGCTGGCGACGTACGTTTATCAGGACAAAGTGATTACCCGGCCTTATTTCGCGCATGTGCATGCGCCCGGCGGCATTCAAGTCACGCGTAATCATCCGCCGGTGGAGGGCCAAGACCTCACCGATCACGCCACATTTCATCCGGGCATCTGGTTGGCATTTGACGACATCTCGGGCCAGGACTACTGGCGTCTGCAAGCTCGGGTCAGGCACGATCGATTCGTCGAAGAGCCCAAGAGATCACAGCGGCAAGGAAGTTTCGGCGTAGAAAACATCTATTGTCAGGCGGACAACCCCGAACGGGTCGTCTGTCGCGAGATTTGCCGGTACACGATACGCAAAACATCGGCGGGCTACCTGCTGGTGAGCGACTCAGTCTTTCGATCCGACGAACAGGGATTCTACTTCGGCGACCAGGAAGAGATGGGGATTGGAGTCCGTGTAGCAACGCCCATCGCCGTTAAATCCGGTGGGCACATCGTCGATGCCGCGGGACGAATTGATGAAAAGCAGATCTGGGGAAAATCGGCCGCGTGGTGCGATTATCGCGGCGATATGGCGGGCCAACGCGTCGGAGTGCTTATTATGCCCGATCCCGCGAATTTCCGGACTGCTCGTTTTCATGCGCGCGATTATGGACTACTGGTTGCCAATCCTTTCGGTCAAAAGGTCTTCGGCGATGCGAAAGAAAGTCGCGTCGCCGTCGCCGGCGGGGATACGTTCCGGCTGCGATTTGGGGTTCTACTACACGCGGCGCCAGCCGGCAGCGAGTTAGACTGCCAAGCGGTGTTCGATGACTTCTCGCGCGAACTTGTCACCCTCCCACGACCCGAGCCATGA
- a CDS encoding YaiI/YqxD family protein, producing MQIWVDADACPGAIKELLYRASKRTNIRVTLVANQVLATPPSPLITTILVSGGMNVADRRIVELAEPGDLVITADIPLAADVVSKGAQALNPRGELYTDANVGERLAMRNLVDDMRGGGRIMRGPSNFTPRDRQTFANQLDRWLATAK from the coding sequence ATGCAAATCTGGGTCGATGCCGATGCCTGTCCGGGCGCAATCAAGGAGCTGCTGTATCGTGCCTCGAAGCGAACTAATATTCGAGTGACGCTCGTGGCGAATCAGGTTCTGGCAACGCCTCCCTCTCCGCTCATTACCACGATACTGGTCTCTGGCGGCATGAATGTCGCCGATCGGCGAATCGTGGAACTGGCCGAGCCAGGCGATCTGGTGATCACCGCCGATATCCCACTGGCTGCGGATGTCGTGTCGAAAGGTGCCCAGGCGCTCAATCCACGCGGCGAGCTTTATACCGACGCCAATGTCGGCGAACGTCTTGCCATGCGCAACCTGGTGGACGACATGCGCGGCGGGGGACGAATCATGCGTGGGCCGTCGAACTTCACGCCCCGCGACCGGCAAACATTCGCCAATCAACTCGACCGCTGGCTCGCGACAGCCAAATAG